The segment GACAACCCTTTCTCTATCGTTTTTTCTTTCGTCAAGATCGTTTAGCCCTTTTCTTAAAATAAAGAGATCTATCATCtatgataaaaatatcaaataaattagtcAGCCGGGAAATATCAAAGATTTTACATTCTCttccaaaaaaatttcaaactatTTGTTTGCTCCTTATTCTCTTCCAAAAAATATCAACTACACCCTAgttaattgttaaaaaaatttctacatatacatatatatttatatatttatgttacaGTTCGAAACGTACCGCATATCTTATGTAATTGTTTCTCATATTGTCATTCAGATTTATAAATTCAGCtgagaataaataaaaaaaattcaattaataaaaaaaataacattatgACTTGAAAAACAACCTAACAAAATAACAAAGAAGCGATTAAGACCAGATCTATCATACGTGTGAAAAAGGTATATATGTGTTTCTTTTGAcagcataatttatattattatatatatatatataaaacaaattatcatAATTATCATTACAATTATTTTGCATGTAGTCGCTTCAGCGGGTACTATTAGCTTTAGTGGTTATAGATCTTCTTTAATGGAGGTGGTCTTTTCAGTTGTGTTTGGGTTGTAGCATCTGTATCACTGAAGTTCTGCTTTGGTGCTGGCTTAGGTTGTAGCATCAGTACCATTTAGTATCATTGAAATTCTGCTTCATTGCGGGCTCTAGTGTTGTTCTCAGCTTTCCTCCAATTTTGATCTCTGGTGTTTGAACCGGCCTCTGTGGCCTAAATATTCTAACTATGAGTTTTTTGTTCCTGCTTAAGTGCGTTTTGGAGTTTGTCTCTTGGATATAAGGCTGTTGTGACATCATCTACTAGTTCTTCTATTTTGCTTTGGCGGTTTTGGAGAGAGCTAAAGACGTCACATTGGTTTTGTCTTTTGGTTCTTCTTTTGCGTCTTGTCCCTTGTTTGTAAGTGGCTATGGCTGGATCTCTCCGTCCGCATATAAGAGCGAATGTCCTCTTTGTCGAATTTCCAAATGCTCTTCAAAATTATTCTTGTCCTTTTGCTATCTCAAGTTCTTGGCTCTCTAGGCACTTTGCCTAGTTTTCAGGCGCCTCATTTTTTGGTTTACTATCCTCAGTGGTTCTTGTATTCACTTCTTGCTGATTGTGGTTGTGTCGGTGCTAGGTGTTGCTCCAGCTTTCTTGTGTTCAGTGTTATGAGTCTTATGCATTTCGATTTTGTTTTCGACCTTATTTTTATcatggtttttaatttttggtttagtTCTTTGCTCTCTTCGAGTATTGAGGTAAGCCTCTCTTTTTTCTGGAATTCAAGTctctagtctttttttttttgagttccGGCTTTGTAGTAAAACAATGTATCATCTTCTGAATTTTAATCTGAATAAATTTTTAGTGCTAAAagttattataattattttattttaaaatatcaactGTTTTTGGAAAGATTTTCTTACTAGTTTGATATGACATTTTAAGAAAAGATTGTAAATTCTTTTACAgctattgtggtttaataagtAAAAACTAAATTcaagttgtaattttttttccaacaatgtaatattttagaatatttcttttataaattttcCGATAAGCATTGAATTCTAATACAATTTCTTACGACATATAAATCTGTAAACTAAATTTGGAGAATAGACTTGAAGAAACAATCAACACATATTATCAAAGTTTTAACCATTCTCACACATTCATTCCTCAATCTTTTCTTTTAGTAATGGGATTGCATCTTCAATTCCAACTAGTTGGAGGAACAGAAAGATAATCTAGACCACAACATAAACaaatgttttttcaaaaaaaaaacaacaaatgatttttcaaaaaaaaacaaatgatttttcaaaaataaaaacataaacaattGAGTGATTGTATATAGTCAATGAAATAGGGAATAAGAGAGAGGGTGTGATtgacaaataaaaaagagagaggtTGTGATGTTTACACGTCGAGGTCCAAAATCAAGAATGGGTCCAATATGCCAACTAGCTACGATTTATTTATTTCGAGTAAGAGAGAGAAACCTTAATGGAGACAGACGGACAGTGGGGTTACGTCAATTGTCACGTATTCAACCACTCACCAATCTACATCTCTTATTCAATAATTTTGATAGATTTGATGATAAGCTGTTTTACAAATCTCAACCGTTCAATTTATCCAGATTGCCGAAAACATATTTTAAGGAATCTATCCTTTCCTTATTTGGTAAGACTGTTATTGTTTCTCTCCACCAGGAGATATCTCTATATTAGGTAAAATCGTAAAAGTaacttttaaatgtttttaatgtttttataaagTAACTTGCAGTGCACAATAAACTAAACTCTTAATTAATTTAATCTACCACAATCATAATCCATTTTGGAGTCACGCACACTCCAAACCAAACGCTATAGTTTAAGCTCTAAAAACTGAGATGTTTTTTACGGATCTAACTTCTTTATGGTTGTATCAGTTATGCTATTATTAATTATACTAATTTAGCATAACCTTTGGTTTCCATCGCATAGTACATTCTGCATATAATTTTAACTCACTAATTCATTAACCATGCATATAGATGTACGTAGTTTAACTACAGTAGTCAGTATCCATACCGTGGgaggattttaaaattttgacaatgTATGCGAGCGAGAAACGATTGCTCAGATTAATAATTATGGGGTGGGTTGTTGGTACAAAGATAAATCTTTAAAAGAGTGATAGAGAAACGACTGGAAACGCATGAAGCACGTTATAACGTTAAATAATTGAGGATTCAATTCAACCATATACTTTGATGATAATTAATGTCTTTGTccatcaataaaaataataaattttggttTAAACGTTTTTCGGTTTAATGTTTGACGCATATGGTTATAAAGGTGTGGGAACAGTTTTGGGCGACGTGGTGACTGTCCTTCCTCATTTCCGAAAGCCAAAACTGATTCTTCTTTATCaaccaaaaaaagttaaaaataccTCTCTCGAAACAAACACGTGCTCTTAACCATTCCTTTCAGTTCTGACAATTCGTGGTACCCTCTTTTGGTTCCTGCTTTAGAGTAACACACATAATGATTAATGACATAACTCAAACCGTGTGGTCTTCCAATTCAAGGAAATGGTTCACATGCGGAATAATTGTAGTACAACTGAAGAGCAGTCCTAATAGTAACAGAAACATATAGATAAATATGTATTTGTAGTTACTTTTATTACTATTAACTATGGTGTAGTGCAGTGGTTTGTAATATTCAGAGCCTTAATatgttgaaaaatatatttaatttgttgTTGGCCTAAAAAGAGATCAGCGGTAGTAGAATACAATTTGTCACTACGTTATCGTTGAATGCCAATGATTTAATTAGCCCAATTAATTTGACCTGACAATCATATATCAGAGAGTCACGGCTCCACAATACCATGTTAGCAAAATTTAAAACGTCAAAAgatcaaataagaaaatatttttactcaCATTCAGCTACTCAGCGACCGCATGTAATGTGCCAGTTATCCACTGTTGATCGTTCTAATTTAGATAATTTGCGTATCTCTTTTGCGTGATATAAGATGTCTTTGTTGAATTTGATATCTCTATAAAGTAGTTGatattaacataaattaaaaaggtACTACATCATGCACACATTGTATACTCTACAATCATTCTTAATTTGGGACCTAGATAAACACTCGTGTATATTTTTCATGATGCACTTCGAAAGTGCAGTAGCAATCTGCTGAAAATCGTAGCATACTTGCCTATTTGGATTCATCTAGATATCCCATTTATATCAATCCTATAGCAATACAATATGTTTTCGTAGCCAAATGTCATCactataataatttttagaatctttaaaaaaataagttggttcatataaatatacattatatttttttattaaactaactatcatattaattaatagtgtacaaaagaatatttttaattctttctttaaataaaagctacggaattacctaatatgattactatatatatcacaattaatgattataacTAATACATCCTTGATAACATATTTTGTatccttttttaattttatattattaaaaaaataaacaatcatattaaaaatataataaaaatttagatgtttttcttatatgttatatttttggttttttttaaacgagtataaattactaaaaattgtAAGAGTCCcacattaaaaattttgtgatcaatttttttaattttttttgttcaaacaagatacaaatgaacATAAATCGTATAAATATGAAgtgttattaataaatattcatatctatatatctaattatataaaaatacgtTGCCTCCCTCCTGGTGATGCCACGTCACTAATTAGGTGATTCTGAGCGCGCCACGTGTCCACTTGACCAAAACGAAGCGCTCCATTTACGGTAAGTAATAGAAATTTGTGGGCTTTATGGTTATGTTAAGAATTAAAGCCCAAAAGACCCTTTTGTCTTTATCGACTACATACTGCAATCTAGGGTTTATGTCCTTTCTCGATGTCTGATACCTAAGAAGCTTCTTCTGCGTTCTTTCACACCTTCAATGGTGTTTCGAGATGGATGACTGAAATCATGATGAAgaatctcttttttttcctcCACTCGCGTCGTTTAGCTTTCTACTCAACCGAAACCGTTATAGATTCAGCGCCATTACGGTCTCAAATAACTCCATCTCCCCCCACTCCTTCCACGATATCACATTCATTACATCTCCCATTTTCTTCCACTCGGTGATTTTGGAGCTATAAATAGCTTAGTTTGCCTTCGTGAAATTCATCACTTTGTTCCTCACAATCATATTGACACCAAAACCTTTCGCAGAGTATAGTGGCAAACTTCTCTCTCCTTCTTGCTGACTTCAAAGACAATGACTGCAGCACCACCGCCGAACTGCGGCTTCTGGAGTTTTGGAGGACAGAAATGTGACAAATCCTCTGTTCCGACAATCCTTCGTTCTCTTTCCGACCACACAAGAAGAAGTTCCTCGAAAGTACCTTGATCCAAGTGAGATTAGCTTATATCCTTGCCTACACCTGAAAACGAGTTCCACTATTTTAGAATCTCTAATCGGTGTTGTAGATATCCTCAAGTATATGATTCTCATGTTCAAAGTGTTCTTAAGATTATGTTCATAGTCTTCTTAAACTAAACATTATGAAACTGTTATTCAGATCTTGATTAACCATTGTCTGAAAGATTTATTTAGAAATCGTTTGTGATTTTGTGATAGTATGTTTATAGTGAACTTCCATGATctctctatttttatttatctgtTGATCTTTTTAATGATGGTGAATTACAGGAGACAGGGCTAGAGCCATAACGACTCCATCAGATCTGACTGTGTCGGGCAGATCTTCGGAGAATCTCACGGCGATTCTTGCTTGGTTCAACAATAGCGGCAGTGAAGATGGTGGTATTAACAAGTGTGTGATCGAGAGGTTCGACAAGGAAGCTGCTGAGATGTACAAGAGGTCCTTCAAGTACGTTTGGGTGTTGGGTATCACCATTGATATTGCTCTCCCGAAGTTTGAGCCCACTAAGTAGTATTGCACTGTCATTGATGCTTACGGCAATCTTAATATCATCAAGAACATGATTAGAGGTACCTCATTGTGCTATTCTTATCATTGACTCCACCACTCTGGTTTTGAAGCTGGTATCTTTCACAAGCTTTGTTAATAGATTATTAACCCCTTGATTTGCTGGTTGTGTCTCTTGGAGGGATTAGCTGAAGTCGATTGGAGACAGAAGAGAGAGCTTCTTTTGGAGAAAAAGGTATGCACGCACATCATTATGTCTGATCAATTACTCTAATAAGCAATGATCAAATTGTAACAAAGAATGTTTGGATTATTGACTTTTTTGATGTTAGGTGAAAGGCGTGGACGTGAAGGAAGCTCTTCGGTTACAGAAAGAGAACAACTTTGTGATTTCTGATGTTAGACCAGAGGCAGAGTACAAGGATGTGAGCAGTAATACGCTTTCTGATATGATGATCTCTTTGTAGCTTACTTAATGGTGAATTCATGTGTGTAAATGCTGAAGGGTCATCCTCCAGGAGCTATCAATGTGGAGATGTACAGACTGATACGGGAATGGACGCCATGGGACATAGCTCGCCATCTTGGATCTGCTTTCTTCGGTATCTTCTCTGGCACTGAATAGAATCCAGAGTTTATTCAAAGTATATGCTCTTTAATGAGATCAAAAGCTTTGTATACATTTACCATTGATTGCTGTGAATATACTCTGTCTGTTGATATGCTGCTAAAACAGATGCACGTCTTTTGTTGTTTGATGTGGTAATTTATCGAATCAACCTTTAGAATGTTTTGATTTTACAAGTTAATCgttatttatttacttactaAGCAATGAGACCTAATGGTAATTGCATTTATCTATATTCCTTTCCTTTTCAGCAGAAAACTAACATGAAAATCACATTAACCTTGCATAAATGTCAAGACTATTAGTATTTATGAGAATTGAACTTATcgcatataatttttaaatttctccCAAGACAATCCACCAAAACAAATATCTCCCACCTATATACGTAGAACAGAAGTTAGTGTAAAATAAATGGGAGAGATTTTGAGCTACACAAATTTAATTCAATAAATCAacagaaaaaaacttaaaaaataatctagaaaacatataataaaaataagataatttaaAAGTATGAGAAAATtattactaataataataaataatgattactatatattataaaactaaacatttcaaactaaaataaatgttaaaatataatactccttccgtttcttaatgatagactttttaaaaaaaaagtttatttcagaaagatgtattttttgtgttttctatgaaaaaattgtcAACTTCAAAAAAActaattgactttattgaattactattggttaaaagttattgaaaattacagaaaatgatacatttattatggtagtttaatgtgttttcttaatatgtgtgaaaataccaaaaatctatctttgtggAATGGAGGAAGTACTATTTATCAAAGAATAGTGAAGGTAATtgtcattttaattaaaaaatatatatttattattacgatctcataattattttattatttgttttttataatatttttctaaaatatataacaatttttaaatacttcataaattaatataaaataaatttgttataatcccgcccgtagggcgggccgaccctagtatatatatataaagaaatgttcgcctctctcccgtgaagccacgtcatcaattcgtgcgttctgggagtgacatgtgtcccattttatatttagggccaaaataaatgaatgcagttaagggtaattgaacccagcacctctaacactggtaatttctcttagaaccattaggctaaagtcactttttataaatatgtggccacgaaaatacttattatcgtgtcagctagaagcccatgcttcttctgATTGTGGCCAGGaccgacactgaactgacgtcaagatgaagatcgtgaagttaaaaactttgctccaaacagttttgcaatatTTCCAacttttataacttgatgcatataatatatatcaaaatacatttgttgtacacgcttttattagttttacttttaaaagaaggtatttacagttataaatgttttgtgccagtgaagtaatgcTTGAAAAATCTCtttacatatgtcattttaaaataacacccaacttctatatatagtcaatacatatgtccatgttatattctagactaaatattttctcttttaaaaatatagaaaacaatttttttagtctacaagcaaatgttgtagagcaagtatgcattatacaaaataatatatatttaaaatccatacacaaaaacataaaagttgttataggcctctttttgacacatgcacactccactatgaataagaattaaaaaaaaaacagtattgtcatcaaactttatcacaaatccacatttgtacatctataattatgagttggacaattagttaatttgatacaataccaaagcaataataatcgaaaaacaactataccaccgcatactaataagtaagacataacagataaccaaattcttgaatcttaaaacaaatttcaactcgagcatttagtgaatatcaaattaactaatatcccgcccgtagggcgggccgaccctagttatatatataaatatgttaatttcaaaatttccattgaaaatttattgagaacttaatattttaatattgaaatttgtattgaaaatttcacatttaaagttttgtgattaacagtttaaatttgtgttacagaaaatatacaaatgt is part of the Brassica rapa cultivar Chiifu-401-42 chromosome A09, CAAS_Brap_v3.01, whole genome shotgun sequence genome and harbors:
- the LOC103841412 gene encoding uncharacterized protein LOC103841412 yields the protein MTAAPPPNCGFWSFGGQKCDKSSVPTILRDRARAITTPSDLTVSGRSSENLTAILAWFNNSGSEDGGINKCVIERFDKEAAEMYKRSFKYVWGLAEVDWRQKRELLLEKKVKGVDVKEALRLQKENNFVISDVRPEAEYKDGHPPGAINVEMYRLIREWTPWDIARHLGSAFFGIFSGTE